GCAAGGATTACAAAAAACACACGTTTTTGTAATCCCTGCCCAACACTTCCACACATGCATGTTCCTCTATGGACCGGTATTCTTCCACCATTTTCGTTACGTTACCGTAATATTTAATGTAAATTATAGAAAATAAAATCCATTGTATTTACATAATATTATTTAATAAAATCACAGTATTTATAATACAAAAAATCACTAATATTCTGAACAACCCGAAAGCCGGGGTAATTTATTTGAGGATTACGCCATGTACGCCTTACTGTTTGCAGAACCAGTTCTTGATCGTGATGTTGTCCGTGTCGGCACCAGAGAAGGTATTTTTTCATCGCCATTAATTCGTGCCTGCGCCCACGGTGATCGTGAAGCGATCCGTGCTTTACTGATCGGGTTCTGGCCTTTCGTGCAGGCCTTCGAGCGCGCCATCGATCAACGCGTCGGGCACCTGCCTTTGCGCCCGCTTGTGGAGCGTTTCGGTCAGTCACGCGTGAAAACATTTTTTTCGGAAGCACGTGACGCTGTCAGAGAGATGAAAGAAGAAGAGGGTTCGCACGCCCTGCTGTGGGTCGCTGGCGCCAAAGAGTTGGGGATTGATCTGAATACAGATCATTACCCGCAGCTTTCCTCTATTGAAAATCTCATTCAGGCTTCAACCAGCGAAGATCCTGTTGAATTTTTTTCCTGGCTGGCAGGCGTGGAATATCTTGCAGAGGAGCTTTCAGCTTATCTGTGCCATGCTCCTGCCTTCACACGGGCATTTCCTTCCGGTCGCTGGATCTGGGGAGAGGCTCATAATGCACATGACCATCATGGCCCATCACATCTTGAAATAGATGAAGATCTGGCCAGAGCCTATCACCCTTCAAACGACCCGGAAATTGTGGGAGCAACCATGACTGCAAATATCCGCCGCTGCATTCAACTTTTTGACAGGGCAGCCACTCAGATACAGGACACTCTTGCCCAATCGGAAAAAGTTTCTTAAAATAAAGTTAAAATAAAGTTAAAATAAAGTTAAAATAAAGTTAAAATAAAGAAGGTTTGAATAAATATCTAATTTAATTTTAATATGATTGTGTCATTTTTTCAAGAGAAAATGCCTCTGTTTCTTCTTGATATAAGAAATAGAGGCATTTTTATGGTGCATGAGAGGTGATAGAAGCATGAAGGGTCTAAAAAATAATATTTTTTCTAAAATATGACTAAATATGTTTTTTTCATACATCTCAGGAAGACGCTCGAAAACATTCCTTTCTTGCCGAAAGGACCGGTTATACCACCACGCCTGAGGGCAATCGTCAGTGGGCAGCAGCGCAGAACCCTTCTCCGTCTGCTGCCTTTTCATCTGGCGGCGAACACCATCAGTGCGCCACTGACATTATCTTTTATTGAAACCCGTCATCCATTTTATGGAACCGCGCTTCTCCTTATCATTGAAATACTCGTTTTAAGCTATACTTTATGTATATGTTTTTTCCAAAAATCCGCACTTTCTACAAAAAATTTTACGATCTTCAACACCCTCGTCGGTTTCTGCTGGGCCAGTCTTCCCGTTATCGTGTTTCCCGGCGGGTCAGATCAGGAACAGACATTGATTGCAGGCGTCATCGTCGCTCTCATCGCAACGTCCCTGTCTGTATCACCACTATTCTGCGGAACTGTCGCCCTCGCTACCACCATCATCGCTGGCTGCATGATCGCTCTGTTCTGGGCGTGGCTTCTGCAACCCGACACGCTTTATGTCGTGCTCATGATGCTGCTGGGAATCTATGCAGGCTTCATTCTTGGTCTGGGCCGTGCGGTCTCCATTCTGCTCAAACGCTATATCATCACAAGCATCGAGCTTGAAGAGCAGACTGAAATCGTCCGGCTGATGCTGCGGCGTTCTGATCAGAGTGTGGGAGAATGGGTTTGGGAAACGGATGTCAGAGGTCATCTGACAAGCGGCATCCCTGCACTCGAAGCCCTTTTTCAGATCCCTGAAGGTCTGTCAGGAAAACCGTTTCTACGAACACTTGAAGACTATGTTACGGCGCAGGCGCAGTGGCATCATCTTGCAGAATGCATGCACTCACGCCTGTTTTTTCGCGACCTGATCATTTCACTCAAAGGCGCGCATTCAGTCCGCGTTCTCTCCTTCACCGGACACCCTCTTTTCAACAATGATGAATTCACGGGATATAGAGGCATAGGGGCGGATATCACCAAAGATTACACTCTGGATCAGCAAGCTTCCTTCAGAGCCGCCCACGACAGCCTTACCGGCCTGCCGAACCGTTACGCCTATGAGGACTCCTTCCGGGCAGTTCTTGTAAAACTATCCCGCGAGCACATACCTTTTGCCCTTCTGGCGCTGGATCTCGATAAATTCAAACCCATCAATGATACATTCGGACATGCTATTGGTGATCAGACATTAATCGAGATGTCAAAACGCCTTCAGACCTGCCTGAAGAACAACGACATGCTGTTCCGCATCGGTGGCGATGAAATGGTGCTTATCCATCAGAACGCCTCCCTCGATTCCGCGACACAACTGGCAACTGAACTCGTCAGCACGGTTGCCCGCCCGTTTTTCATCGCGGAGACAGCCATCCAGTGTTCCATCAGCGCCGGGATTGCCCTGGCTCCTGCCGCAGGGTCCAATGAAAGCACCCTGCAGGAAGCGGCTGACCTGGCGCTTTACGAAGCAAAACGGCATGGCGGCAACACGTACCGCGTGTTCGTCCCCTCCTACAGGGCAGTAGCCGATTCCCGCAGAGATCTGATCCGCGATCTTCGTGAAGCCATCCAGACACACAGCATTACCCTGCATTATCAACCGATCATCAATGCTCAGACCCGCCAGCTGGCTGGGTTTGAAGCTCTGGCGCGATGGACTCACCCGGTTCTGGGGCCAATCCCCCCTGACCGATTCATACGCCTCGCGGAAGAAGCTGGTCTGATGCACGATCTGGGCCATGCTCTTCTTGATGAAGCCTGCCGCACGGCGCATTCATGGCCTCATAATCTGTGGGTATCGGTCAATATTTCAGTCGATCAGCTCTATCATCGCAACTTCATCGGAGAAGTCAGAAGAATTCTGAAAGAAACGTCCTATCCCCCAAGACGACTCCAGCTCGAGGTCATTGAAACCATCTTTATGGAATCTGACGCCGCTACTTACAGTGTTTTACAGGAACTGGATTCGCTCGGCGTCCGGATTGTTCTGGATGATTTCGGAAAAGGCTATTCCTCTCTTGGATATCTGAGGTTTTTTCCATTCTCGAAGATCAAACTCGACGCAAGCTTCGTCCGGGACATGCTGTCAGACTCCCGCAGCGCCGCTATTGTCAGCGCAGTAATCGCGCTGGCAGGCGATCTGGGAGTGGCGGTCACAGCGGAAGGCGTCGAAACAGAAGAGTATTTTTACAGGCTGAGCAGCAAAGGCTGCACCGAAGTCCAAGGCTATCTCTTCGGATACCCCATGTCACAGGATAAGGTTGCATCCTTCATCGCAGGACATTTTCGACGGGTTCCCTTCGTGAACCAGAGCACCCTGCAATCATGACTTTCTTCTCACTGGACGGACATATCCCATTTCTGCTCCACTCTTTTGTGAATATCCGCTTCACAAAATGATACTCTGTAATCTCAGGTATCTGGCAGGGACGAGTCATGAACACAGAGTCCAGACTGAACTTTTCTGTTCTTTTAGGAAGTCTACGCAAATCATCACTCAACGCGGCAGTCGCCCGGGCGTTGCCTGAACTGGCACCATCAGGCGTATCGATTACGCCTTTGGGATCAATCGGTGACTTCCCGCACTACGATGCCGATTTGCAGGAGAGCAGTTTTCCTGCCCCGGTTATAGCCATGGCTCAGCAGATTGCCGCCTCCGATGGCGTCATCATCGTTACGCCTGAATATAATTATTCCGTACCTGGTGTTCTTAAAAATGCGATCGACTGGCTTTCCCGGGTCTCGCCACAACCCTTTATCAATAAGCCGGTGGCGATTCAGACCGCCTCGCCGGGCCTCATCGGAGGTGCTCGCGCACAGTACCATCTTCGTCAGTCACTGGTCTTTCTGGATGCATTTGTTCTCAACAAGCCGGAAGCAATGATCGGGCAGGCCACGCAAAAAATAGATCCGGAAAGTCTGCAACTGACGGACGTTGGGACGAGGGAATTTCTTACCCGCCAAATCAGCGCCCTGGTCGCACTCGCCGCGAGAGTGCGTGAATAAAGCAGAGTATCAAACGACAACGGGGGAAACAGCCTTCCGGCCACTTCCCCCGCACCAGACAACCCGGTCAGTTTTAATCTTTACCGACGCTTACGTGAGGAATCACGAGCCGGATCGCCTCCGGCGCGACGTGGCTTGGTGGAGCGTGAACCCGGGGCCCGTCCACGCGGCGAGGGCGCTTCGTTGCCAGTGGGCGCCTTGGCGGGCTCGATCTTGATTTCGTCGGCATCCGCAGCAGAAGCACATTCCGAAAACCGCTGCGCTTTTTCAGGCGAGATTTCCACAAGAGTATAAGTCGGCGCGATCCGGATGGAACCGATGTCTTTCTTGGTGACACCACCCAGACGACAGATAACTGGCACAAGCCACTTGGGATCAGCCTTGTCAGCACGTCCTACGGAAAGCTTGAACCAGCTTCCGCCTTCCATCTGCTTGCGCTCCCGGGGTTCACGTGGCTCGCGAGGTTCCCGCTGCTCGCGTCCCCCTTCTCTTGGAGCCCGTGCAGGTGCGCTGGACGGGGCAATCGGCCGAACCCTGACAGGCTGCGGCAGACCCTTGTTCCACAGAAACACCAACGCTGCCGCCAGTTGCTCAGGTGTCCGCTCGGCAATCAGGCGTTCGACAAGCGGCTTTACATTTTCCGGTGTTTCACGGGTCAGCGCTTCACTGGTGATCAGACGTTCGGTATCCGCTTCGTGGATCTGATCCAGAGTCGGGGCCGTGTTCCATGTGACGTCGACGCCTGCGGCCTGCATAAGACGATCTGCCTGACGCTTCTTCGACGGCACGGTAACCAGAACGCAGATACCCTTGCGGCCCGCACGGCCGGTACGTCCCGAACGATGCAGCAGGGTGGCCGGGCTACCGGGCAGGCTGGCGTGAATCACCAGTCCGAGTGAGGGCACATCAATGCCGCGCGCCGCGACATCCGTGGCCACGCAGACGCGGGCCTGCCCGTTGCGCAGACTTTCGATCGCCCGGCTACGCTCGTTCTGCCCCAGTTCGCCGGAGATCGCGACGGAAGAAAAACCGTGTTGCAGAAGGGCTGCATGCAACTGACGCACGCCTTCACGCGTGTGGCAGAACACCATCGAACACGGGCTTTCGATCAGCCGCAGCGTATTGATGATCGCGCCAATCGTGTCGTTCTGATCCGCAAGAATGGC
The Acetobacter aceti genome window above contains:
- a CDS encoding bifunctional diguanylate cyclase/phosphodiesterase, which gives rise to MIAGVIVALIATSLSVSPLFCGTVALATTIIAGCMIALFWAWLLQPDTLYVVLMMLLGIYAGFILGLGRAVSILLKRYIITSIELEEQTEIVRLMLRRSDQSVGEWVWETDVRGHLTSGIPALEALFQIPEGLSGKPFLRTLEDYVTAQAQWHHLAECMHSRLFFRDLIISLKGAHSVRVLSFTGHPLFNNDEFTGYRGIGADITKDYTLDQQASFRAAHDSLTGLPNRYAYEDSFRAVLVKLSREHIPFALLALDLDKFKPINDTFGHAIGDQTLIEMSKRLQTCLKNNDMLFRIGGDEMVLIHQNASLDSATQLATELVSTVARPFFIAETAIQCSISAGIALAPAAGSNESTLQEAADLALYEAKRHGGNTYRVFVPSYRAVADSRRDLIRDLREAIQTHSITLHYQPIINAQTRQLAGFEALARWTHPVLGPIPPDRFIRLAEEAGLMHDLGHALLDEACRTAHSWPHNLWVSVNISVDQLYHRNFIGEVRRILKETSYPPRRLQLEVIETIFMESDAATYSVLQELDSLGVRIVLDDFGKGYSSLGYLRFFPFSKIKLDASFVRDMLSDSRSAAIVSAVIALAGDLGVAVTAEGVETEEYFYRLSSKGCTEVQGYLFGYPMSQDKVASFIAGHFRRVPFVNQSTLQS
- a CDS encoding NADPH-dependent FMN reductase, with product MNTESRLNFSVLLGSLRKSSLNAAVARALPELAPSGVSITPLGSIGDFPHYDADLQESSFPAPVIAMAQQIAASDGVIIVTPEYNYSVPGVLKNAIDWLSRVSPQPFINKPVAIQTASPGLIGGARAQYHLRQSLVFLDAFVLNKPEAMIGQATQKIDPESLQLTDVGTREFLTRQISALVALAARVRE
- a CDS encoding DEAD/DEAH box helicase, which gives rise to MPFPDTVPTLAHALAERGYQEPTPVQEAVLDEKAKGRDLLVSARTGSGKTVAFGLAMANELLDEHGKAAPAPTPLALVIAPTRELALQVKSELEWLYADTGARIVSCVGGMEPRKEARALSMGCHIVVGTPGRLCDHLSRKNLNLSGLKVAVLDEADEMLDLGFREELETLLDATPQDRRSFLFSATIAREIARLAKRYQHDALRIDTIGDNEPHTDIEYRAILADQNDTIGAIINTLRLIESPCSMVFCHTREGVRQLHAALLQHGFSSVAISGELGQNERSRAIESLRNGQARVCVATDVAARGIDVPSLGLVIHASLPGSPATLLHRSGRTGRAGRKGICVLVTVPSKKRQADRLMQAAGVDVTWNTAPTLDQIHEADTERLITSEALTRETPENVKPLVERLIAERTPEQLAAALVFLWNKGLPQPVRVRPIAPSSAPARAPREGGREQREPREPREPRERKQMEGGSWFKLSVGRADKADPKWLVPVICRLGGVTKKDIGSIRIAPTYTLVEISPEKAQRFSECASAADADEIKIEPAKAPTGNEAPSPRGRAPGSRSTKPRRAGGDPARDSSRKRR